A stretch of the Actinomyces faecalis genome encodes the following:
- a CDS encoding ABC transporter ATP-binding protein encodes MAPAAVSISNVSKRFRVYKNRNQSLKGAFLQRSRGTHEDFWALRDIDLEIPEGKTFGLLGHNGSGKSTLLKCIAKILTPDSGSITSRGRMAAMLEVGSGFHPELSGRENIYLNGEILGMSRKEIDRKFDDIVDFSGVGAFIEQPVKNYSSGMYVRLGFSVSIHVEPDILLVDEVLAVGDLDFQERCLGKFADFRQEGRTVIVVSHGLEQMRTFCDQAAWLDRGTLQGVGPAAPLIDRYSALAHGAEPVSGGGIRFGSGEAQIERIEVLDARGRPAHGFHVGEEMTLRLHYRAHEELCKPVFGVSVDTKDGQVVWGLHGLDAGFQPARILPGEGSVDVHIPKLMLRPNTYVVQASIQPPHLTTVIDALQRSTGFEVLPGPLMESGGLVALGASFGNLMPPAPLAQTPVREAPTQEGPA; translated from the coding sequence ATGGCACCCGCAGCGGTGAGCATTAGCAACGTCTCCAAGCGTTTTAGGGTCTATAAGAACCGGAACCAGTCCCTCAAGGGCGCCTTCCTGCAGCGAAGCCGCGGGACGCACGAAGACTTCTGGGCGCTGCGGGACATTGACCTGGAGATCCCGGAGGGTAAGACTTTCGGCCTGCTCGGGCACAACGGCTCGGGCAAGTCCACGCTGCTCAAGTGCATTGCCAAGATCCTCACCCCTGACTCCGGCTCCATCACCTCCCGTGGCCGCATGGCGGCCATGCTTGAGGTCGGTTCAGGATTTCATCCCGAACTCTCAGGTCGTGAGAACATCTACCTCAACGGCGAGATCCTCGGTATGAGCCGTAAGGAGATCGATCGTAAGTTTGATGACATCGTCGACTTCTCCGGGGTGGGCGCCTTCATTGAACAGCCGGTGAAGAACTACTCCTCGGGCATGTACGTGCGTCTAGGTTTCTCCGTGTCCATCCATGTTGAGCCTGACATCCTGCTGGTGGACGAGGTCCTGGCCGTGGGGGACCTCGACTTTCAAGAACGGTGCTTGGGGAAGTTCGCTGACTTCCGGCAGGAGGGGCGGACGGTCATCGTCGTGTCTCACGGGCTGGAGCAGATGCGGACCTTCTGTGACCAGGCAGCCTGGCTGGACCGTGGCACGCTGCAGGGGGTGGGGCCGGCCGCCCCCTTGATCGACCGCTACTCAGCCCTGGCGCACGGTGCTGAGCCCGTGTCTGGGGGCGGTATTCGTTTCGGCAGCGGGGAGGCACAGATTGAGAGGATCGAGGTACTTGACGCCCGGGGGCGGCCAGCACACGGTTTCCACGTCGGTGAGGAGATGACACTCCGGCTTCATTACCGCGCTCATGAGGAGCTCTGCAAGCCAGTCTTTGGTGTGTCCGTGGACACCAAGGACGGTCAGGTGGTGTGGGGCCTGCACGGTCTTGATGCTGGCTTCCAGCCCGCCCGAATCCTCCCGGGGGAGGGCAGTGTCGATGTCCACATCCCAAAGCTGATGCTTCGACCCAACACCTACGTCGTCCAGGCCTCCATCCAGCCGCCGCACCTGACGACCGTCATTGATGCGTTGCAGCGCTCAACGGGTTTCGAGGTCCTTCCTGGGCCCTTGATGGAGTCTGGGGGACTGGTAGCCCTGGGGGCGTCGTTCGGCAACCTCATGCCGCCAGCGCCTTTGGCGCAGACCCCGGTACGTGAGGCCCCCACCCAGGAGGGGCCCGCCTAG
- a CDS encoding DMT family transporter has product MRYGFLSGALWGLDTVVLGIALLMAPFLGAGQASLSSAVLHDVACALILLVYMGVRGRLRHTLTAATTRSGKAVMGAALLGGPLGMSGYLIAIDNIGPAYTAIISTFYPAVGTALAALLLKERMRLRQVLALLAALGAVVLVGWSSSGAQVPGSAPLGIAGALTCVVGWGSEAVILAWGMRDDAVDNETALQLRETTSALVYLVVLAPLGGALGFTLETVTTPAAGVIALAGLAGTVSYLFYYKAINTIGASRGMALNISYSAWAVIFAFLLQHAVPSPLQVVCCVAILICTVLAATPQWQDLRPSRVRQTL; this is encoded by the coding sequence GTGCGCTACGGGTTTCTCAGCGGCGCCCTGTGGGGGCTGGACACGGTGGTCCTGGGCATCGCCCTGCTCATGGCCCCCTTCCTCGGAGCCGGCCAGGCCTCGCTGTCCTCCGCAGTCCTGCACGACGTCGCCTGTGCCCTCATCCTCCTGGTCTACATGGGGGTAAGGGGACGCCTGCGCCACACCCTGACCGCGGCCACCACCCGCAGCGGCAAGGCCGTCATGGGTGCGGCGCTGCTGGGTGGTCCGCTGGGGATGTCGGGCTACCTCATCGCGATCGACAACATCGGCCCGGCCTACACCGCGATCATCTCTACCTTCTACCCTGCGGTGGGCACGGCCCTGGCGGCGCTGCTTCTCAAGGAGCGGATGCGCCTGCGCCAGGTGCTGGCGCTCCTGGCCGCCCTGGGGGCCGTCGTGCTGGTCGGCTGGTCCTCCTCCGGGGCCCAGGTTCCGGGATCGGCCCCCCTGGGGATCGCTGGGGCCCTCACCTGCGTGGTTGGCTGGGGCTCAGAGGCCGTCATCCTGGCCTGGGGTATGCGGGACGACGCGGTGGACAACGAGACCGCCCTCCAGCTGCGTGAGACCACCTCCGCGCTGGTCTACCTCGTGGTCCTAGCCCCGCTGGGAGGCGCCCTCGGTTTCACACTGGAAACCGTGACCACCCCTGCTGCCGGCGTCATCGCCCTGGCAGGCCTGGCGGGCACCGTGTCCTACCTCTTCTATTACAAGGCGATCAACACCATCGGCGCTTCGCGTGGGATGGCCCTGAACATCTCTTACTCCGCCTGGGCGGTCATCTTCGCCTTTCTTCTCCAGCACGCCGTACCCTCGCCGTTGCAGGTCGTCTGCTGCGTAGCGATCCTCATCTGCACCGTCCTGGCAGCAACCCCCCAGTGGCAGGACCTGCGGCCCTCACGGGTGCGCCAGACCCTTTAG
- a CDS encoding ArnT family glycosyltransferase — protein sequence MSLFLSWAVQRFKRLPTVFQVSLVGLFWIGVSSIYGWHFISEHIPFSNQDEYTYVDYVEKASRGILLRRNMLIDQYTANELSCRGMEFVGHVVGECGVDVPIDELPIGGYSSGTIHSPLYFWITAGVSKVVMWITGAGLIPAARFTGAIWLGGGVATTYYLLRELGGTRAASVSAAILLLVSPQAWWSNFYVTPDAFNILAGASIVLAAIKFDRGKSGPWWFIFLSVFMSLIKFQEVFISITCLVYFVLKVIVLERGRSSRSRHLVAYAGAGVFLGVAAQFSWQWFRMRLSLPDVPGWDYPLDAPAPFNLQQALEQIPAFMTNLYAGPVSIMRSQLYIHAHVKLASMLVVAALIAAAIFPARISRADRVFVLSMLISLLSLGPLFYSYIALSSDTAFHLPPRYGGALLPVLFVGFPFIVRGRRLEAGVLLFSILTAVVAYYGNSYS from the coding sequence GTGTCGCTATTCCTTTCTTGGGCGGTACAGCGTTTTAAGAGGCTGCCCACAGTATTTCAGGTCTCCCTGGTCGGGTTGTTTTGGATCGGGGTTTCATCCATCTATGGGTGGCATTTCATCTCCGAGCATATTCCGTTTTCTAATCAGGATGAATATACGTATGTCGACTATGTAGAAAAAGCGTCGCGAGGAATCCTCCTGCGGCGCAACATGCTGATTGACCAGTATACTGCGAATGAGCTCTCGTGCAGGGGGATGGAATTCGTCGGGCACGTGGTCGGAGAATGTGGGGTAGATGTCCCGATCGACGAGCTGCCGATCGGTGGTTACTCGTCGGGAACCATTCATTCTCCGCTCTACTTCTGGATTACTGCAGGAGTAAGCAAGGTCGTCATGTGGATTACGGGGGCCGGACTCATTCCTGCAGCGAGATTTACGGGTGCGATCTGGCTGGGGGGCGGCGTTGCGACAACCTACTACCTCCTGCGTGAACTAGGGGGTACGAGGGCTGCATCCGTCAGTGCTGCCATTCTTCTTCTGGTAAGCCCTCAGGCGTGGTGGTCTAATTTCTATGTTACGCCCGATGCCTTCAATATCCTTGCTGGCGCCTCGATAGTCTTGGCTGCGATAAAGTTTGATCGCGGAAAGAGCGGCCCTTGGTGGTTTATTTTTCTTTCTGTTTTCATGTCGCTCATCAAGTTTCAAGAGGTTTTCATCTCGATCACCTGTCTGGTGTACTTCGTGCTAAAGGTGATTGTCCTGGAAAGGGGTCGTTCGAGCCGGAGCCGTCATCTTGTGGCGTACGCAGGGGCCGGAGTTTTTCTGGGGGTCGCGGCACAGTTCTCGTGGCAGTGGTTCAGAATGCGATTGTCTTTGCCGGACGTGCCGGGCTGGGACTATCCCTTGGATGCGCCGGCTCCTTTTAACCTGCAGCAGGCGCTCGAGCAGATCCCGGCATTCATGACAAATTTGTATGCGGGTCCGGTGTCGATTATGCGTAGCCAGCTTTATATTCATGCGCATGTCAAGCTTGCGTCGATGCTTGTTGTCGCTGCCCTGATTGCGGCAGCCATCTTCCCTGCACGGATCTCCCGGGCTGATCGCGTTTTCGTTCTTTCGATGCTGATTAGCCTGCTTAGCCTTGGACCTCTGTTCTACTCCTATATCGCCCTGTCTTCCGATACTGCCTTCCATCTTCCCCCACGTTATGGTGGTGCATTGCTGCCTGTCTTGTTCGTGGGGTTTCCGTTCATCGTTCGAGGGCGACGGCTTGAGGCTGGCGTGCTTTTGTTCTCAATTTTGACCGCTGTCGTAGCCTACTACGGCAATTCGTACAGCTGA
- a CDS encoding phosphotransferase, translating to MPSPLTQPQFEVLHALLRSGGPLTQRRLHEATGLSLGSVNTTVRELEALGLIADKALTPDGQQALAPYKVDNAVIMAAGLSRRFAPISYERPKGTLKVRGEVLIERQIRQLHEAGITDVTVVVGYKKEYFFYLAQQFGVQIVINDDYLTRNNNGSLWRVREMLGNTYICSSDDYFTANPFESYVYQAYYSAQYAKGTTSEWCIRTGAGDRITGATIGGADAWTMLGHVYFDRAFSQRFRQILEEVYHLPQTEPLLWESIYLDHVKELDMVIRRYPDGVINEFDSVDELRSFDPKFMENVDSEVFDVISSTLGCAKSEIRDFYPLKQGITNLSCHFTVGEEEYVYRHPGIGTDKIVDRSAELEALEMARDLGLDHTFLAGDPAAGWKISRFVPDAHNLEVDDDTELTGAMELARRLHSSGRTLTRSFDFVTEGLRYESLLEQAGPVDVPGYAELREKVLALKDLADADGFPQVPSHNDFFPLNFLVSANSHIDLIDWEYAGMSDVAGDFGTMVVCGQLSQEKAERALAHYLGHQPTRAERRHFWSYVVFAGWCWYVWALLKESEGDDVGEWLFIYYRHAVDHVDRLLADYAGGAADQDTED from the coding sequence ATGCCCTCTCCGCTCACACAGCCACAGTTCGAGGTCCTACACGCCCTTCTACGTTCTGGCGGCCCACTCACGCAGCGTCGCCTCCATGAGGCGACCGGCCTGTCCCTGGGCTCAGTCAACACCACGGTGCGTGAGCTTGAGGCTCTCGGACTGATCGCAGATAAGGCACTTACCCCGGACGGACAGCAGGCTCTGGCCCCGTACAAGGTCGACAACGCCGTCATTATGGCCGCAGGCCTGTCCCGACGCTTCGCCCCGATCTCCTATGAGCGCCCCAAAGGCACCCTCAAGGTCCGTGGGGAGGTGCTGATTGAGCGCCAGATCCGTCAGCTCCACGAGGCTGGCATCACTGACGTGACCGTGGTGGTGGGCTACAAGAAGGAGTACTTCTTCTACCTCGCCCAGCAATTCGGCGTGCAGATCGTCATCAATGACGACTACCTCACCCGCAACAACAACGGCTCCCTGTGGCGGGTACGCGAGATGCTGGGCAACACCTACATCTGCTCCTCAGACGACTACTTCACCGCCAACCCCTTCGAGTCCTACGTCTACCAGGCCTACTACTCCGCGCAGTACGCCAAGGGCACCACCTCGGAGTGGTGCATCCGCACCGGCGCGGGAGACCGGATCACAGGCGCCACCATCGGCGGGGCGGACGCCTGGACCATGCTCGGGCACGTCTACTTCGACCGCGCCTTCTCCCAGCGCTTCCGCCAGATTCTTGAGGAGGTCTACCACCTTCCCCAGACCGAGCCGCTGCTGTGGGAGTCGATCTACCTTGACCACGTCAAGGAGCTGGACATGGTGATCCGCCGCTACCCCGACGGCGTTATCAACGAGTTCGACTCCGTGGACGAGCTGCGCTCCTTCGACCCGAAGTTCATGGAGAACGTGGACTCCGAGGTCTTCGACGTCATCTCCTCCACCCTGGGCTGCGCCAAGTCCGAGATCCGCGACTTCTACCCGCTCAAACAGGGCATTACGAACCTGTCATGCCACTTCACCGTTGGTGAGGAAGAGTACGTCTACCGCCACCCCGGGATCGGCACGGACAAGATCGTCGACCGCAGCGCCGAGCTGGAGGCGCTCGAGATGGCCCGGGACCTGGGCCTGGACCACACCTTCCTCGCTGGGGATCCCGCTGCCGGGTGGAAGATCTCCCGCTTCGTCCCCGACGCCCACAACCTGGAGGTTGACGACGACACCGAGCTGACCGGCGCCATGGAGCTGGCTAGGCGTCTACACTCCAGCGGGCGGACCTTGACGCGCTCCTTCGACTTCGTGACCGAAGGGCTGCGCTACGAGTCCCTCCTGGAGCAGGCGGGCCCTGTAGACGTGCCGGGCTACGCGGAGCTGCGCGAGAAGGTCCTGGCCCTCAAGGACCTGGCCGACGCCGACGGCTTCCCCCAGGTCCCCAGCCACAACGACTTCTTCCCGCTCAACTTCCTCGTCTCCGCCAACTCCCACATTGACCTCATCGACTGGGAGTACGCGGGGATGTCCGACGTGGCGGGTGACTTCGGGACGATGGTGGTGTGCGGGCAGCTGAGCCAGGAGAAGGCCGAGCGCGCCTTAGCCCACTACCTCGGTCACCAGCCCACCCGAGCCGAGCGCCGCCACTTCTGGTCCTACGTCGTCTTCGCTGGCTGGTGCTGGTACGTGTGGGCTCTGCTCAAGGAGTCTGAGGGGGACGACGTCGGCGAGTGGCTGTTCATCTACTACCGCCACGCCGTGGACCACGTGGACCGACTGCTGGCCGACTACGCCGGTGGCGCAGCAGACCAGGACACGGAGGACTGA
- a CDS encoding glycosyltransferase family 4 protein, translating into MKVLLDATAIPANLGGVGRYVDDLVPELIAQGVRLSMAVQERDVKHFRVKVPQARLFPVPARLTNRGLRMAWEQTGLPALVRRIRPDVLHCPHYTYPVLHGVPVVVTLHDATFFSHPQAHTQVKQAFFTRAIARAVRGADALVVPSAATRDETLRYVAGDPARFTVAYHGVDTSVFHPVDDAERARVAASLGLTGQRYIGFLGTLEPRKNVPNLVRGWVQAFRDDPEPPALVLAGGKGWDEQIDPALAEVPSHMRVLRPGYLPLEDLPGFLSGCEVLAYPSIAEGFGLPVLEAMACGAAVLTTRQTSLPEVGGQAVAYCGLEAEAIARALVELDADPVRRAGLSRDAQARALSEQFTWAASARAHVDAYEVALLARGRV; encoded by the coding sequence ATGAAGGTCCTGCTTGACGCCACCGCGATCCCCGCCAACCTGGGAGGGGTGGGGCGCTATGTTGACGATCTCGTTCCCGAGCTCATCGCCCAGGGAGTGAGGCTGTCCATGGCGGTCCAGGAGCGCGACGTCAAGCACTTCCGTGTCAAGGTGCCTCAGGCCCGACTCTTCCCTGTCCCGGCCCGGCTGACCAACCGGGGTCTGCGGATGGCGTGGGAGCAGACCGGGCTGCCGGCCCTGGTGCGGCGGATCCGCCCCGACGTCCTCCACTGCCCGCACTACACCTATCCAGTCCTCCACGGCGTGCCCGTGGTCGTCACCCTCCATGACGCCACCTTTTTCTCCCATCCTCAGGCCCACACCCAGGTCAAGCAGGCATTCTTTACCCGTGCTATCGCCCGGGCTGTGCGTGGCGCTGACGCGCTGGTCGTGCCCTCGGCCGCGACCCGGGACGAGACCCTGCGCTACGTGGCGGGGGACCCGGCGCGCTTCACCGTGGCCTACCACGGGGTGGACACGTCGGTCTTCCACCCTGTCGATGACGCCGAGCGTGCCCGGGTGGCGGCCTCTTTGGGGTTGACGGGGCAGCGGTACATCGGGTTCCTGGGGACCCTGGAACCGCGCAAGAACGTCCCGAACCTCGTGCGTGGCTGGGTCCAGGCCTTCCGCGACGATCCTGAGCCCCCCGCTCTCGTCCTGGCCGGTGGCAAGGGGTGGGACGAGCAGATTGATCCTGCCCTGGCCGAGGTACCCTCCCACATGAGGGTGCTGCGTCCGGGATACCTGCCGCTGGAGGACCTTCCGGGCTTCCTCTCTGGCTGCGAGGTCCTGGCCTACCCCTCGATCGCCGAGGGCTTCGGTCTGCCGGTCCTGGAGGCGATGGCCTGTGGCGCGGCCGTGCTCACGACCCGCCAGACCAGCCTACCGGAGGTCGGCGGCCAGGCTGTGGCCTACTGCGGGCTGGAGGCGGAGGCGATCGCGCGGGCACTGGTGGAGCTGGACGCGGACCCTGTGCGTCGTGCCGGCCTGAGTCGAGATGCCCAGGCCCGCGCCCTGAGCGAGCAGTTCACCTGGGCGGCCTCAGCACGGGCGCATGTGGATGCCTACGAGGTGGCGCTGCTGGCTCGGGGGCGGGTCTGA
- a CDS encoding glycosyltransferase family 2 protein — protein sequence MSGRRPSVRAVVVNWRQPELTIRACHSLLPQLHEGDALVVVDNASGDDSAQRLREAGLSVVETEVNLGFGAGVNAGAAGTSQDVLVLLNNDAVAEPGFLDALVAPLADASSPVGATTALMVLSGRWVPASSREEALTDLDGNRWRRVSTHEEAQGLGTVLVNSTGNIVDASGNGYDRSWLEPLESLEAEPDVFGLCGGACAIRTSVWTALGGFREDLFMYYEDTDLSWRLREHGYTVRFVKEAVVHHEHAASSGTSSPMFIRVNTRNRILVAAEHAPRRVLYRALVRTTVRAMRTGLRGPVAQGLREAVVMLAHREHPRG from the coding sequence GTGAGCGGGCGGCGCCCGAGCGTGAGGGCCGTCGTCGTCAACTGGAGACAGCCCGAGCTCACTATCCGGGCCTGCCACTCTCTCCTGCCACAGCTGCATGAGGGCGACGCACTGGTCGTGGTGGACAACGCCTCCGGTGACGACTCCGCACAGCGCCTGCGCGAGGCAGGCCTGAGCGTGGTAGAGACCGAGGTGAACCTCGGCTTCGGGGCCGGGGTCAACGCGGGTGCGGCAGGGACGAGCCAGGACGTGCTCGTCCTGCTCAACAACGACGCCGTCGCTGAGCCCGGCTTCCTGGACGCCCTGGTGGCCCCGCTGGCTGATGCCTCCTCACCAGTCGGCGCGACCACCGCGCTCATGGTGCTGTCTGGGCGCTGGGTCCCAGCCTCCTCGCGCGAGGAGGCGCTGACGGACCTGGACGGGAATCGTTGGAGGCGTGTGAGCACGCATGAGGAGGCGCAGGGGCTGGGCACGGTGCTGGTCAACTCCACGGGCAACATCGTGGACGCCTCGGGCAACGGCTACGACCGCTCATGGCTGGAACCGCTTGAGTCCTTGGAGGCCGAGCCAGACGTCTTTGGGCTGTGCGGCGGGGCCTGCGCGATCCGGACCAGCGTGTGGACCGCGCTCGGAGGCTTCCGCGAGGACCTGTTCATGTACTACGAGGACACCGACCTGTCCTGGCGCCTGCGTGAGCATGGCTACACCGTGCGATTTGTTAAGGAGGCCGTCGTCCACCATGAGCACGCGGCGTCGTCGGGGACTTCTAGCCCCATGTTCATCCGGGTCAACACCCGCAACCGGATCCTTGTGGCCGCCGAGCACGCACCACGCCGCGTCCTGTACCGGGCACTGGTACGCACCACCGTCCGGGCCATGCGGACAGGGCTGCGCGGCCCGGTGGCGCAGGGGCTGCGAGAAGCCGTGGTGATGCTTGCTCACCGCGAGCACCCGCGTGGGTAA
- a CDS encoding sugar nucleotide-binding protein, which yields MHDLTKPLGVESTPIPGFLRIDLTVHGDNRGWFKENWQREKMVALGLPDFGPVQNNISFNDEVGVTRGIHAEPWDKFVSVATGRVFGAWVDLREGPTFGTVYTTEIDPTVAVFVPKGVGNAYQTLEPGTAYTYLVNDHWSSQAHYTFLNLADETAAVPWPIPLDQAILSDKDKAHPRLAEVVPFPAPQQQGRRVLVTGAGGQLGRELMAQLPLAGFEATGVDLPDLDIADRAQVEAMDWSRYDVIINAAAWTAVDAAETAEGRPQAWRANATGPANLARVAAARGLTLVHISTEYVFDGTHEPHREDEPLSPLGVYGQSKAGGDCAVMAMPRHYLVRTSWVVGDGKNFVKTMASLAEKGVRPTVVEDQTGRLTFTSDLAAGIIHLLEAKADYGVYNLSGEGPVVSWCDVAKRVYELVGHDAEEITPVTTAEYYEGKVGISPRPLKSALDISKIKALGFMPGNSMKRLEDEIHVILNSRGTEK from the coding sequence ATGCACGACCTCACCAAGCCCCTCGGTGTGGAGAGCACGCCGATTCCCGGCTTCCTGCGTATTGACCTGACTGTCCACGGGGACAACCGTGGGTGGTTCAAGGAGAACTGGCAGCGGGAGAAGATGGTGGCCCTGGGGCTGCCGGACTTCGGCCCGGTGCAGAACAACATCTCCTTCAATGACGAGGTCGGCGTAACCCGTGGTATCCATGCCGAGCCTTGGGACAAGTTCGTCTCGGTGGCCACTGGCCGGGTCTTCGGTGCCTGGGTAGACCTGCGTGAGGGACCTACCTTCGGCACGGTCTACACCACTGAGATCGATCCCACCGTGGCCGTCTTCGTGCCCAAGGGGGTGGGCAATGCTTACCAGACCCTGGAGCCGGGTACTGCCTACACCTATCTGGTCAATGACCACTGGTCGTCGCAGGCGCACTACACCTTCCTCAACCTGGCTGATGAAACCGCTGCAGTCCCGTGGCCGATCCCGCTGGACCAGGCCATCCTCTCGGACAAGGACAAGGCCCACCCACGCCTGGCTGAGGTGGTGCCCTTTCCGGCCCCACAACAGCAGGGACGCAGGGTACTGGTCACAGGGGCGGGTGGCCAGCTGGGCCGTGAGCTCATGGCCCAGCTCCCGCTGGCCGGGTTCGAGGCTACTGGCGTGGACCTGCCCGACCTGGACATTGCCGATCGTGCGCAGGTCGAGGCGATGGACTGGTCGCGGTATGACGTCATCATCAACGCGGCCGCATGGACCGCGGTAGACGCCGCCGAGACCGCCGAGGGCCGTCCCCAGGCATGGAGGGCCAACGCGACCGGCCCGGCCAACCTCGCCCGAGTCGCCGCGGCGCGTGGGCTGACTCTGGTCCATATCTCGACCGAGTACGTCTTTGACGGGACACATGAGCCACACCGGGAGGATGAGCCTCTGAGCCCGCTAGGTGTCTACGGCCAGTCTAAGGCCGGCGGGGACTGCGCGGTGATGGCAATGCCTCGGCACTACCTGGTTCGGACAAGCTGGGTTGTGGGTGATGGTAAGAACTTCGTGAAGACCATGGCCTCGCTTGCCGAGAAAGGCGTGCGTCCAACGGTCGTGGAGGATCAGACTGGCCGTCTGACTTTCACCTCAGATCTGGCAGCAGGGATCATCCACCTGCTAGAAGCTAAGGCTGACTACGGTGTTTACAACCTCTCTGGTGAAGGGCCTGTGGTCTCTTGGTGCGACGTCGCGAAACGGGTCTACGAGCTAGTTGGGCATGACGCGGAAGAGATCACTCCAGTCACAACTGCGGAGTACTACGAAGGTAAGGTGGGGATTTCTCCAAGACCCCTTAAGAGTGCCCTGGACATCTCCAAGATCAAAGCCCTGGGTTTCATGCCTGGCAACTCAATGAAACGACTTGAAGATGAAATTCACGTCATTCTTAATTCCAGGGGGACGGAGAAGTGA
- a CDS encoding glycosyltransferase family 4 protein, translating to MDAQQPALPRPDGPRIVMVVEQLWQPVPGGSGTYIRELATALASQGTQLAGLAARHPDQPSPTQLGLPRSMAVARSPLPRTALYEAWNHLGYPRAEHLVPGADLVHATTWAVPGTRLPLAVTVHDLAFLRSPEHFTRHGDSYFRRCLERTRALADVIIVPSQATADDCIAAGIEARHLEVVPHGVRRRALPSGAISAFRSVHGLTNEYVLWTGTREPRKNLEGLLQAFEILAPDHPDLDLVLVGPVGWGEDSSSRPLPPALTGRVHVLGRLSDDDLAAAYSGARAFCFPSHWEGFGLPVLEAMAYGTPVVTSRGTCMEEVCGDVGLLASPDSPQEIAGQLAVAVGAEHDTLAEAGRTRAGDFTWQACAAAHTAVYEALVGGLR from the coding sequence ATGGACGCGCAGCAACCGGCCCTGCCCCGGCCAGACGGCCCCCGGATCGTCATGGTGGTCGAGCAGCTGTGGCAGCCGGTACCTGGCGGGTCAGGAACCTACATCCGTGAGCTCGCCACAGCACTGGCCAGTCAGGGGACGCAACTGGCGGGCCTGGCCGCCCGGCACCCCGACCAGCCCTCCCCCACCCAGCTCGGTCTACCGAGGTCGATGGCGGTGGCCCGCAGCCCACTGCCCCGCACGGCCCTGTACGAGGCGTGGAACCACCTGGGGTATCCACGGGCTGAGCACCTGGTCCCTGGCGCCGACCTGGTCCACGCCACGACCTGGGCGGTTCCCGGAACTCGCCTTCCCCTGGCTGTCACGGTCCATGACCTCGCCTTCCTGCGCTCGCCGGAGCACTTCACCCGACATGGCGACTCCTACTTCCGCCGTTGTCTGGAGCGGACCCGCGCCCTGGCCGATGTCATCATCGTCCCCTCCCAGGCGACGGCTGACGACTGCATAGCGGCAGGGATCGAGGCGCGTCATCTGGAGGTGGTTCCTCACGGGGTGCGCAGGCGAGCGCTCCCTTCCGGAGCCATCAGCGCCTTCCGCTCAGTCCACGGTCTGACGAACGAGTACGTGCTGTGGACCGGCACGCGCGAGCCCCGTAAGAACCTCGAAGGGCTGCTGCAGGCCTTTGAGATTCTCGCCCCCGACCACCCGGACCTTGACCTCGTGCTCGTTGGACCGGTGGGCTGGGGCGAGGACTCCTCCTCCCGTCCGCTGCCACCGGCCCTGACGGGCCGGGTCCACGTACTGGGACGCCTGTCCGACGACGATCTGGCCGCCGCCTACAGCGGGGCACGCGCCTTCTGCTTCCCCTCTCATTGGGAGGGCTTCGGCCTGCCGGTGCTCGAGGCGATGGCCTACGGCACCCCGGTGGTCACGAGCCGGGGCACCTGTATGGAGGAGGTCTGCGGCGACGTAGGCCTGCTGGCCTCCCCCGACTCCCCGCAGGAGATCGCAGGCCAGCTGGCCGTGGCCGTCGGGGCGGAGCATGACACCCTGGCCGAGGCTGGCCGTACCCGTGCCGGAGACTTCACCTGGCAAGCCTGTGCAGCGGCCCACACAGCCGTGTACGAGGCGCTGGTGGGAGGCCTGCGGTGA